One window of Gymnogyps californianus isolate 813 chromosome 10, ASM1813914v2, whole genome shotgun sequence genomic DNA carries:
- the CEP63 gene encoding centrosomal protein of 63 kDa isoform X2 has protein sequence MRLLSRLRRSYEKLQKKQLREARGEANKRQGEDQFEMSRLTRKLEEFRQKSLDWEKQRLLYQQQVASLEAQRKALAEQSELIQTQLANRKQILESVELASRSEIQHLSGKLERANDAICANELEVERLNMIVDDLTENNRMILEDQQRVQEELRQSKKMLEVLQDEKMELRATLQSQEDFIDSSKLHQEQLQKELARVTETLRTKELLIRALEERLQEKQLSSPGLELEHILLQLDIAQEKEQHLQSEVTHLENSLVSSNARCVQLSEELDENIKELQSMEEAHTESKAEIKKLKEQLSQAEQTHSSELEGMKREISRLTQELHQRDITIASASGSTSDLEQRLRTEIERAERKAVEHRVILVQLETLRLENRHLSEMLEKTECGMLEGKDVTQRTLSEDYAVELNKLRSENQQLRKDLAEARAKLELTRQVCQDEPEGTAQQMQDEEPEARDVQYRTTREEQHKHDEQAERIHHKPDGTVKHLQGESQRWEAAEIGTVTPETGELPTQTSRKNCMESLALGALLGTDSLLHVLDGNKDFADEASKQSISNHQRESVPLCPLPTASVGSIAARYLEEEELRSQHILECLNAHIEELKKESEKIVRQFGHQE, from the exons ATGAGACTG TTGTCCAGGCTGAGGAGGAGCTatgagaagctgcagaagaaacagctaAGAGAAGCTAGAGGAGAAGCTAACAAGAGACAAGGGGAGGACCAGTTTGAAATGAGCCGACTGACCAGGAAGCTGGAG GAGTTTCGTCAAAAATCACTTGACTGGGAGAAGCAGCGCTTGCTTTACCAGCAGCAGGTGGCATCGCTGGAAGCACAGAGGAAGGCTTTGGCTGAGCAGTCTGAGCTCATTCAG ACTCAGCTTGCCAATCGGAAGCAGATTCTGGAGTCGGTGGAGCTGGCCAGCCGGTCGGAAATCCAGCACTTAAGCGGCAAGCTGGAGAGGGCCAATGATGCTATCTGTGCCAACGAGTTGGAGGTGGAGAGGCTTAACATGATAGTGGATGACCTGACTGAAAACAATCGGATGATTCTGGAGGATCAGCAAAGAGTTCAAGAAGAATTAAGGCAATCCAAGAAAATGTTAGAG GTGCTACAGGATGAGAAGATGGAACTTAGAGCCACCTTGCAGTCTCAAGAAGATTTCATTGACAGCTCCAAGCTGCACCAGGAACAGTTACAGAAAGAGCTGGCCAGGGTGACTGAAACACTTCGCACAAAAGAGCTCCTCATCAG GGCCTTGGAGGAACGCTTGCAAGAGAAACAATTGTCTTCTccggggctggagctggagcacaTACTACTGCAGCTGGATATTGCCCAGGAGAAGGAACAGCACTTACAGTCAGAGGTGACTCATCTTGAGAACAG CCTGGTGTCTTCAAATGCAAGGTGTGTACAGCTGAGTGAAGAGCTGGATGAGAATATCAAAGAGCTGCAGTCAATGGAAGAAGCCCATACTGAGTCAAAGGCAGAGATTAAAAAG CTGAAAGAGCAGCTCTCTCAAGCTGAACAAACTCACAGCAGTGAGCTAGAAGGGATGAAAAGGGAAATCTCCAGGTTGACACAAGAATTACACCAGCGGGACATCACAATTGCATCTGCAAGTGGCTCCACATCAGACCTAGAACAACGGCTGAGAACAGAGAttgaaagagcagaaaggaaagcgGTGGAGCACAGG GTAATTCTGGTCCAGCTGGAAACCTTGAGGCTGGAAAACCGTCATCTCTCAGAgatgctggaaaaaacagagtgCGGTATGCTGGAG GGAAAAGATGTCACCCAAAGAACACTCAGTGAAGACTATGCTGTTGAACTAAATAAACTAAGATCTGAGAACCAGCAATTGCGGAAGGATCTAGCAGAGGCCAGAGCAAAACTGGAGCTTACTCGGCAGGTCTGCCAGGATGAACCTGAGGGCACTGCTCAGCAGATGCAAGACGAAGAGCCTGAGGCCAGGGATGTGCAGTACAG GACAACTCGGGAAGAACAGCACAAACATGATGAACAAGCAGAGAGAATACATCACAAGCCCGACGGGACTGTTAAGCATCTTCAAGGGGAGTCCCAGAGATGGGAGGCTGCTGAAATAGGGACTGTGACCCCTGAGACGGGTGAGCTACCCACCCAGACCAGCAGGAAGAACTGCATGGAGTCACTGGCTTTGGGTGCCTTGCTGGGAACGGATTCTTTGCTCCATGTGCTGGATGGAAACAAAGATTTTGCAGATGAAGCATCTAAGCAGTCCATCTCAAATCATCAGAGAGAATCTGTGCCTTTG TGCCCCCTGCCTACAGCTTCAGTTGGATCGATAGCTGCAAGATacctggaagaggaagaactgaGATCCCAGCACATCCTGGAGTGCCTAAATGCTCACATTGAGGAACtgaaaaaagagagtgaaaagaTAGTGAGACAATTTGGACACCAGGAGTAA